Within Paenibacillus sabinae T27, the genomic segment GGCGTCCTGCATGAATGCCTGCTGCATCCTGATGTGGAGGAGGTGCTGGCGGTCAACCGCAGACCTTGCGGCGTGTCCCATCCCAAGCTGAAGGAAATCATCCATGCCGATTGGTTCGACCTTACGCCCATCCGGGACCGGCTTGCGGGCTATGACGCCTGTTTCTTTTGCCTGGGCGTGTCTTCTGTAGGAAAGAGTGAGGCGGAATACACGCGGCTGACCTACGACTTGACGCTGCATGCGGCCGAGCTGCTTGCAGGACTAAATCCGCAAATGGTGTTTTGCTACGTTTCGGGGGAGGGCACGGACAGCACCGAACAAGGCCGAAGCATGTGGGCCCGGGTGAAGGGCAGGACCGAGAACCGGCTGCTGCGCCTGCCCTTCAAGTCGGCGTACATGTACCGCCCGGGCTATATTCACCCGACCAAAGGGTTGCGGAATACCCACCGATACTATTACGCTTTGAGCTGGCTGTACCCGGCGCTGCGGGTTCTCTTCCCAGGCCATGTCATTACGCTGAAGGAACTGGGGCAGGCGATGATCCGGTCCGCCGTCCACGGCGCGGACCGTTCCATCCTGCACAGCCGGGACATTGCGGCTTTGGCAAAGCGGCGGTGAGCGGGCGGCATAGCATAAAGGTCTGCCTTAATGTGATGTGCGCAGACTGCCGCAAACACCTATGAACAGCCGTGAAAAATTATTTTAGAACATCAATTAAAAAATTCCATATCTTTCCCGAGACGTTGTAGGAGATCTTGATATCCGGAACTCCCGGCTTGGTGAATGTGGCGATACCGGGAGCTTTCGGATTTTTCTTGAATTGATAATCCTCGAGCCCAAGATGCAGGTCGTATGCTGAAGTCAGCGTTTCCAGCTCTGACCGCAGCTTCTGCTCACTGACAGCGAGCAGTTGTTTGTCCCGCTGGGCCTGCACCGAAGCGGAGTCCGACTTCCCGTCGAACAGAGCAGGATCGCTCACCCCATAGACAACCCGGACCATGTTGTCCAACGTAACGGATGCCCCCCCGCTGAAACGCAGCGTCAGCACCCCCCCTTTTTCTTTAACCACGAGGTAGGCTCCGATCGGAGAAGAATTTCCCCTGTTTTTGTTCAAGATCTTTAACGTCTTGATTCCCGCTTCCACCATACCAGGGTCTAGGGTTCCGACGTCTATTTCGCAACTAAATACCGCAATCTCTCCGTTAATAAGGCCGACTGTCGCATCTTCTGCTGATAATGTGGTTTGAATAGCCACCGACTTGTCTCGGGCGGCATCATAATCGATATGACGGGAAGCGGAATAAGCAAAGTTACCTTTATACCCCAAACTCGCCATCACTGCTCTGGCTCCATCACTTAATTTCTCATCGACCTCCCCGGGTTTTAGTGAGCTGTTCACCTGCGCCCGTACCATTGCCCCCGTTTCCGTACTGATCCATATTTTGGCGGTATTGTATCCGCTGCGATACGAATAGAGTATCTGTTTCTTTTTCAACTGGTGGTCTGCGTATTCCAACGGAAAAGAGATTCCCACCATATCCAGCATCGCCTTATCGGCCGTACTCCTCATTTTCGCTTCATTAACAACTCCCGCAGTAGTTGAACTAACATTATCCTTTCCCCGGTAACCGGATAGAGGACCATCCGCTGCCGCCCACCCCAGTCCGGCGATGGTCAGCGCAATGCAAACGGCAACGGCTGTTTTCGTATAACGGGTACCCTGGCGTTTCCGGGCCGATCGGTGCTGACCCTCACGGATGGTGCGAATCACATTCTCTGCATGGGCCGCCGTAAATCCGCGCTTTTCAAAGGGCCCTGTTTCCGCCCGCTCATACCAATTCGGCTTGTTGTCCATTATTCCATCTCCTTCAGCTTGGATTGAACTTTGCGGCGAGCGCGGTACAGCCTTGATTTGACGGTTCCGGGCGACCAGCCCGTAAGTTCTGCGATTTCTTTTGCCGACATCCCGTACTTCAAATCGAGCACAAGCGCTTCACGGAAGCCAGCGGGCAGCTTCATAATGACATCCCAGATTTCATTGACATGCATGCTGCTGAAATACTGCATTTCTGCCGAAGCCGCAACTACCATGCCTCCGCCTGCGTTCACCCCGATCTTTTCCGTCCGATCCGGCAGCGCAGTGAAATCTCCCCACAGACTTGCTTTGAAAAATCGGGACTTTCGGTAGGAGAACACCGCATTGCGCGCAATGGAGAACAGCCAGGTTTGAAAAGAAGACCCTCCCCGGTACGTCCCGATGCGGTAATAGCATTTCACAAACACTTCCTGCGCCAGCCCGTCCGCCAGCTCGATGCTTGACGTCAGATAATAAATATAATTCCAGACGTCGTCGCCGAACCGCTCCATCACAGCCCTAAGCGTATCTTCGTCCATATGGTCTGCATCTTTCAGTTCATCAAAGTTCAATGCGTTCACCTCACTGGATTAGACGATGACGAGAGCGGAACGGTTCCCGTTACCAGAAAAATAAAAGCGCAGCCCTATTCATATCCTATACAATTGGAAAAGGGTGGGGTAAGATAATGGCATTCTTTTTTCACCTAAGGAGGACAATCAATGGCGCAAGAGAAAGCAAAAATGGTCCCGCCCGAGGACGTGACCATTAATGGATTCGGCATTGAACTGAACGACAAACATAAAGGGCGCATTGACCAATATGTGGAGCTTTATGAAAAACGCATCGTCGCCCATCTGGATGAGGAATACAGCAAGCAGACGGGTCCCGGCGGAAAATTGGCCGACCGTATCGCCTCTTTCGGCGGAAGCTGGACGTTCATCATTTATTTCACTTGCTTTTTGGCGCTGTGGATTATTTGGAACTTGCTCAGCTTCACCCGGCATTTTGATTCGCCGCCGTTTATTCTGCTGAATCTATGCTTGTCCTTTCTGTCCGCGTTCCAGGCTCCGGTGATCATGATGAGCCAGAACCGGCAGGCCGCGCGGGACAAACATGAGGCGATTATTGACTTTGCGATCAACTACAAGGCGGAGCAGGAGATCGACGACATGCAGAGCCATCTGCACCGGATTGAAACGGAGCTTCAGGAACTGAAGGCCCTTCTCATGAACCAGCAGGGGAAAAGTAAAGAGTTGGAGTAAGCAAAAGATCCTCGCCGTACGATTACCCGAAGGGTAAACTCTCATTCCGGATATTTCCGAATTACAATCACTGCGTTATGCCCTCCGAAGCCGAAGGAATTGGACATGCCGATCTCAAGATTCCTTACTCTGGCCTCATTGGGCACATAGTCTAAATCACAGTCCGGATCGGGGTTCTCCAGATTGATCGTCGGCGGAATGACGTTGTTCATAAGGCTCTTGACCAAGGCGATCGCTTCCGCTCCCCCGGCAGCGCCGAGCATATGCCCCGTCATCGATTTGTTGGCCGTAACCGGAATGCGGTATGCGTCATCCCCAAACAGGGCTTTGATCGCCTTCGTTTCGGAGAGGTCCCCCACTTCCGTGCTGGTCGCATGCGCGCTGATTACGTCGATGTCGCCAGGCGACAGACCGGCCGCTTGCAGCGCCAGCTTCATCGCTTGATAAGCGCCTCTTCCTTCCGGATGAGTCGCCACCATATGATAGGCGTCGGAGCTGGCGCCGTAGCCGATCACCTCCGCGTAAATCCGCGCGTTCCGGCGCTGCGCATGGGCGAGCGATTCGATCACGAGTATGCCCGCGCCCTCTCCGATGACGAATCCGTCTCGCTCCGCGTCAAACGGGCGGCTGGCCCGCCGGATATCGTCATTGCGGACGGATATAGCATGCGCGTTGCCAAAGCTGGCGAGCGAGATTTCGTTGATCGCCGCTTCCGCTCCCCCGGCCAGAATTACGTCGGCCTCGCCGAACCGGATCGCCCGAAAGGCTTCGCCGATGGCCGTATTGCCGATGGAGCAAGCCGTAACAGGCGATAACGCCGGCCCTAAGGCGCCATACCGGATACTGATCGAGGCTGCCGCCATATTGGAAATCATCATCGGGACTAAGGTCGGGCTCACCCGGTCCGGCCCCCGCTCCAGCAGCACTCGATGTTGATCCAGCAGCGACCCGATCCCGCCGATTCCCGAGCCTACGTATACGCCCAACCGTTCCAGGTCCATCCCCTCCGGCCTAAGCCCCGAATCGGCCATGGCCTGATCGGCGGCGGCAATCGCAAATTGGGTGAACCGGTCCATACGCCGCGCTTCTTTGCGTCCGAATAAAGCTTCCGCGTCAAAATTCCGCACAACCCCGCCAAATTTGGTCTTGTAGGCGGACGTATCAAAGGCATCGATTTCGGATATGCCGGATTGTCCGTCCCTCAGTTTTTCCCAGAATTCCTCTACAGTATTTCCAAGAGGCGAAATGACGCCCATCCCGGTAATGACAACTCTTTCCATACGGAATCCCCCTTCATAAATCTTCCACAATCTAAATCCACCGTTATCATGTCACGAATTTTATCCTATTACAAGTTGCTGTTTAAACTAGTATAATGAGTTCCAGGATAACCATAATTGGAGGGATGATTCATGAATGCCGAGGCCCGGAGGGAAGCGTTGTCCGTCTTCCTAAAATCACAGCGCGCCAAAATTTCACCCTTGTCGGCAGGCCTGCCCGCCGGTACACGCAGAAGGACGCCCGGGCTTAGACGGGAAGAGGTCGCACAGCTTGCGGGCGTCAGCACCACCTGGTACACCTGGCTGGAACAGGGCCGTGATATCCAGGTATCCGCCTCTGTCCTTGACAATGTCTCCAAGGCTCTCCGGCTTACCGCCGATGAGCGAAGCTACCTGTATTCGCTCGCGCTGGATACACATACCGGACCTGAATTTCCTTCCGAGACTCAATCTGAAATCCGCCCTTCCCTGCTTAAAATTATAAGGGAGCTGAAATATTCGCCGACGATTGTAACGGACCGCCGGTGCCAGATTGTCGGCTGGAATGATGCCGCAAGACATGTTTTTCTCGACTTCGAGCAGGTTCCCGCAGCGCAGCGCAATTTGATCCGTCTGCTGTTTGCCCGCAAAGAGCTGCAAAGGCTGGCCGTGAACTGGGAGGATTTTGTCGGAGGCTTTCTCGCCATTTTCAGAACCTATTACGGGCAATACGTTGATGACGAATGGTATACCGAATTCCTCCGCGATATGGACAAGAACTATCCGGATTTCAACCGTCTCTGGCAGCGCAGCACGGTGAACAATGCTCCCGACGTGTTGATCGAGTTCCGGCATTCCAAAGCCGGCAAAATGCTGTTCGAGCTCACTTCAATGCACGTTCACGGCAGCGCCGATTTGCGGTGCATTATCTATACTCCGGCAGCCGACGGGACAGAGATGAAGCTTATGAAGATGATTCCGAAGATGTAAAACTTCAACATAAAAAGACCGCGCAGCACGCGATCTGACTAACAATCATCAAAGTGTTTTAACCATAATAAAATCCGTTTGCTTCTCATCTCCCATGTAAAAGGAGTGGGCTCCGTTCTGGGCAAAACCCATTCCTTTATAAAATTGGATGGCACCCTCATTTTTTTCCCATACGCCTAACCAAACCTGCTGTTTATTCTGCTCTATCGCAATTTCTATGCCTTTTTGGATAAGACGCTTCCCCAGACCTTGCCCTTGAAATTTTCTGCTTATATAAATCCTCTCAATCTCAAGCGCTTCGCCAGCAATATTGTCTGATTGGGCTTCATTGACATTAACTTTTAAATAACCAGCCAGCTCTTCATTACTATAAATAAAAAAGAAAGATGAACTGGCATTAGATAATTCTTGTTCTAATTTCTCTAAATTAAATGCTCTCTCCAAATAGGATTTCATATTTTCGGGCGTATTCAAATATCCAAAAGTATCATTAAATGTTTCATAACTTATTTCTTGAAGCATGCGTAAATCTTCTATCGTGCACTTCTTCATAGTGATTGTCATATTAGCAGATCCCTCCTATGGTTAATTGTTATCATTTTCGCTATTTATTTTGTTGCATTTACAACAAAAATCATTTAACTTATATTATCATATGACTATTAATTTTGACTAGACTGTTTTGATTGATCTGGAAATAGACTGAGAGGGCTGAGTATTACGAAATATATTTATTATGGATTGGGAATCTTGATATTAACCCTTGGCGCTTCTTTCACCATACAATCAGGCCTTGGAGCATCACCTTTTGACTAAAAGACAAAGACCAGAATTATTGGGTCTGCTAACAGCCCTCATTACTGGTCTTGGTATTGATACATGGCTTTTTATATGGCGTAATTTATTAATTCCGGAACTATGGTTCAGTTAACTCAAAATAACCCCATTACCCCAGCGTCGTGCGGGCCAACAGCCGTTTAATCGACCGGTCCGATTCGCGCAGCACCGTATCTTTATCCACCGTCTTCAGTATGCCGCGATCCATCAGGATTTTGCCGTTAACAATCGTGCTCTCCACATCCGCGCGAGTAGCTGAATACACGATCCGGGAGATCGGGTCTACGTCAAAGGACGGGAACGTGTGGAAATTGTACAGGTTCAGGATTGCCAGGTCCGCCTTCTTGCCGACCTCGATGCTGCCGATTTCATTCTCCATCCCCACCGCCTTCGCTCCTCCGATCGTCGCCATCCGGAATACGGATTTGGCGTCCATCGCCGTCGGTCCGTGAATCGGCTTCTGGATCAGCGCCGCCAGCCGCATTTCATTGAACATATCAAGGTTGTTGTTGCACGGGGCGCCGTCCGCGCCAAGGCTTACCGAGACATGCTCGTGGATCAGCCCCGTCGTGTCGGCGATGCCGGACGAGAGCTTCAGGTTGGAGCCCGGACAATGACTGACATGCACGCCCCGTTCCCGCAAAATACGCCGCTCCTCCTCATCCAGCCAGATGCAGTGGGCCAGAATCAGCCGCTCGTTCGCAAGGCCGATATGATCCAGGTAGACGATATTGCGCATGCCGGTCATCGCCTGCACGATCTCAATCTCGCCCTGGTTCTCGGAGGCGTGAGTATGCACCTTGACCCCGTAACGGGCGGACAAATCGCGCACTTCCTTCAGCAGCGGCTCGGTACAGGAGACGACGAACCTTGGGGAAAAAGCGTAACGGATGCGTCCGCCGTCATAGCCGTTCCATTTTTCCAGCAGATCCACACTCTCCTGAAGCGAAGCCGCCGTGTCCTCCTGCAGCGCCTCGGGGATATCCCCGCCCCTCTGATCCATCATGACCTTGCCGGAGAGGGCGCGGATGCCGCTCGCCGCAATCGCCTGGAACGCGGAATCCGTGTGATGCACTGTCTCCATATCGACAATCGTCGTCGTTCCGCTGGAGATCAGCTCCCCGATGCCAAGCATCGCGGAGTAGTAGAGCGACTCCCCGTCATGCGCCGCTTCGAGCGGCCAGATGCGCTTACGCAGCCAATCCATCAGCTCCAGGTCGTCCGCCTTGCCCCGAAAGAGCGTCTGGCACAAGTGGATATGCGTCTGCACAAAGCCAGGAATGACGGTCCGCCCCATGGCGTCGATCACCGTTTCTTCCGGAAGCGGCACAAGGCCGCTGCCGATTTCCGCAATCAGGTCGTCCTTGATCCGGATGTCGCCGCGCAGAATTTCCTCCTGCTTATTCATCGTAATTATTTCTGCATTTTTTATCAGAATGCCGCCCATAATTTCTCCCCCTAAATGAAATTGAAAAAAGCAAAAAAGGCTACAAAAACATGCCGGGGCATATTTTCGTAGCCAGAAATTTACGGTTTCCGGTAGAGACCCTTAATCCGATTATTAAGGATATACGAAAAAGATCAAATTTGTATTAATTTATCTTCATCTTAATTCAAGGACAGAATATTTGTCAATAGAAGTGAACAAAGTTTACATATCAAACATAACCGACACACAGATGCAATAAAATTGACTATTCACCCCGGCGTATTAGGTTTAAAATAACAATGATGTCCTTGAAAAGGAGTGTATACCAGTGACAAAAATTGCATGGATTGGAACAGGGCATATGGGACTGCCAATGGCCCGCAATTTGATCAAAGCGGGCATCGGCCTGCATGTCTATAACCGGACTGCGGAAAGAGCGCAGCCGCTCGGCAAGGATGGGGCGGTCATCCGCCGGACGTCGGCCGAGGCCGCCGAGGGAGCGGATTTCATCTTCCTGATGCTGACCAAGGGAGATGCGGTGAAGGATGTGCTTGCCGGGGAAGAAGGGATTCTGGCGCACCTCAAGCCTAATGCTTACATAGTGAACATGAGCACGATCGGCCCGGAGGAAGCCAAGGAATTTGCCCGGCTTACCGGTGAAGCCGGAGGAATTTATGTAGATGCGCCTGTATCCGGCTCAGTCGGTCCTGCGGTGCAAGCCCAGTTGGTCATCCTTGCCGGCGGGGACCGTGATGCGGTGGAAGCATGCCGTCCTTATCTGGACAAACTGGGAAAGGCGGTCATTCATTTCGGGGACGTCGGAGCGGGCAGCTACGCCAAGCTGGCGATCAATTTGCTGCTCGGCGTAACCGCGCAGGGCGTAGGCGAGACGCTGCTGTTCGCGGAGAAGTCCGGGCTTGACCGTGAGCTGGTGCTCCGGATGATCAGCGAATCGGCTGTATCCACGAAGCTGTTCGAGGGCAAGAAAGAGATGTATGTAAAGGACGAATATCCTTCGGCCTTCATGATCAGCCTCGTCGCCAAAGATTTGGGACTGCTCACGGATGAAGCGCGCCGCGCGGGCCTTAGTCTTCCACTTGCCGAAGCCGCAGGAAAAACGTACGCGGATGCAACACAAAGCGGCAAGGGAGAGCTGGATATGGCGGCCGTCTGGCTGCAGCTGAAGGAATCGGCACGCGACTAATTCTCGGCCCAGCCA encodes:
- a CDS encoding NAD(P)-dependent oxidoreductase, with product MTKIAWIGTGHMGLPMARNLIKAGIGLHVYNRTAERAQPLGKDGAVIRRTSAEAAEGADFIFLMLTKGDAVKDVLAGEEGILAHLKPNAYIVNMSTIGPEEAKEFARLTGEAGGIYVDAPVSGSVGPAVQAQLVILAGGDRDAVEACRPYLDKLGKAVIHFGDVGAGSYAKLAINLLLGVTAQGVGETLLFAEKSGLDRELVLRMISESAVSTKLFEGKKEMYVKDEYPSAFMISLVAKDLGLLTDEARRAGLSLPLAEAAGKTYADATQSGKGELDMAAVWLQLKESARD
- a CDS encoding GNAT family N-acetyltransferase, coding for MTITMKKCTIEDLRMLQEISYETFNDTFGYLNTPENMKSYLERAFNLEKLEQELSNASSSFFFIYSNEELAGYLKVNVNEAQSDNIAGEALEIERIYISRKFQGQGLGKRLIQKGIEIAIEQNKQQVWLGVWEKNEGAIQFYKGMGFAQNGAHSFYMGDEKQTDFIMVKTL
- a CDS encoding 5'-deoxyadenosine deaminase, producing MGGILIKNAEIITMNKQEEILRGDIRIKDDLIAEIGSGLVPLPEETVIDAMGRTVIPGFVQTHIHLCQTLFRGKADDLELMDWLRKRIWPLEAAHDGESLYYSAMLGIGELISSGTTTIVDMETVHHTDSAFQAIAASGIRALSGKVMMDQRGGDIPEALQEDTAASLQESVDLLEKWNGYDGGRIRYAFSPRFVVSCTEPLLKEVRDLSARYGVKVHTHASENQGEIEIVQAMTGMRNIVYLDHIGLANERLILAHCIWLDEEERRILRERGVHVSHCPGSNLKLSSGIADTTGLIHEHVSVSLGADGAPCNNNLDMFNEMRLAALIQKPIHGPTAMDAKSVFRMATIGGAKAVGMENEIGSIEVGKKADLAILNLYNFHTFPSFDVDPISRIVYSATRADVESTIVNGKILMDRGILKTVDKDTVLRESDRSIKRLLARTTLG
- a CDS encoding RNA polymerase sigma factor — translated: MNFDELKDADHMDEDTLRAVMERFGDDVWNYIYYLTSSIELADGLAQEVFVKCYYRIGTYRGGSSFQTWLFSIARNAVFSYRKSRFFKASLWGDFTALPDRTEKIGVNAGGGMVVAASAEMQYFSSMHVNEIWDVIMKLPAGFREALVLDLKYGMSAKEIAELTGWSPGTVKSRLYRARRKVQSKLKEME
- the fabF gene encoding beta-ketoacyl-ACP synthase II; protein product: MERVVITGMGVISPLGNTVEEFWEKLRDGQSGISEIDAFDTSAYKTKFGGVVRNFDAEALFGRKEARRMDRFTQFAIAAADQAMADSGLRPEGMDLERLGVYVGSGIGGIGSLLDQHRVLLERGPDRVSPTLVPMMISNMAAASISIRYGALGPALSPVTACSIGNTAIGEAFRAIRFGEADVILAGGAEAAINEISLASFGNAHAISVRNDDIRRASRPFDAERDGFVIGEGAGILVIESLAHAQRRNARIYAEVIGYGASSDAYHMVATHPEGRGAYQAMKLALQAAGLSPGDIDVISAHATSTEVGDLSETKAIKALFGDDAYRIPVTANKSMTGHMLGAAGGAEAIALVKSLMNNVIPPTINLENPDPDCDLDYVPNEARVRNLEIGMSNSFGFGGHNAVIVIRKYPE
- a CDS encoding DUF1003 domain-containing protein, whose translation is MAQEKAKMVPPEDVTINGFGIELNDKHKGRIDQYVELYEKRIVAHLDEEYSKQTGPGGKLADRIASFGGSWTFIIYFTCFLALWIIWNLLSFTRHFDSPPFILLNLCLSFLSAFQAPVIMMSQNRQAARDKHEAIIDFAINYKAEQEIDDMQSHLHRIETELQELKALLMNQQGKSKELE
- a CDS encoding NAD-dependent epimerase/dehydratase family protein — translated: MENRKAPAVTPIKVILTGATGMVGEGVLHECLLHPDVEEVLAVNRRPCGVSHPKLKEIIHADWFDLTPIRDRLAGYDACFFCLGVSSVGKSEAEYTRLTYDLTLHAAELLAGLNPQMVFCYVSGEGTDSTEQGRSMWARVKGRTENRLLRLPFKSAYMYRPGYIHPTKGLRNTHRYYYALSWLYPALRVLFPGHVITLKELGQAMIRSAVHGADRSILHSRDIAALAKRR
- a CDS encoding helix-turn-helix transcriptional regulator codes for the protein MNAEARREALSVFLKSQRAKISPLSAGLPAGTRRRTPGLRREEVAQLAGVSTTWYTWLEQGRDIQVSASVLDNVSKALRLTADERSYLYSLALDTHTGPEFPSETQSEIRPSLLKIIRELKYSPTIVTDRRCQIVGWNDAARHVFLDFEQVPAAQRNLIRLLFARKELQRLAVNWEDFVGGFLAIFRTYYGQYVDDEWYTEFLRDMDKNYPDFNRLWQRSTVNNAPDVLIEFRHSKAGKMLFELTSMHVHGSADLRCIIYTPAADGTEMKLMKMIPKM